CTCTAAAGAATTTTTAATAATTTCTTGTTGTGTATTCATTTTTTCTCCTCTCCATTTACCTAATAATAAATTTAGAGCTAATATAAATTTAATTACTCGTTATATTTAATACATAGCGATTTTCTTTATAAATATTACTATTTTTTTGTATTTAGCGTAAAAAAAATAGAACCTAATTTTAGGTTCTACTTTTTTATCTATTTATTTTCATCATTATCTTGTTTAGTTTCATCTACTTGATTTACTATAACTTCTTTCTTAGCTAAATCTAAATCAACTTTAACCTCTTCAGAAGAATTCTCTTCTGCTGTTAATGCAGATGTTTCTTTGTTATCTTCTTCTACTTTTAAAGATAATTCTTTATTAAATGCTTGTAAGAATTGACTAGCGTCTAAAGTTTCATGAACTAGTAACGCTTGAGCTACATACTCTAATCTATCCATATTATCTTGTAATAATTTTTTAGTCTTCTTATACGAAGCATCTACAAGTGCACTTATTTCCCTATCTATTTCAGAAGCAACTTCTTCAGAATAGTTTTGTTTACTTCCAAAGCTATTTCCTAAGAATACTTCATCATTGCTATCTCCAAATGTCATTGGACCAAGCTTAGAACTCATACCATACTTAGTAACCATAGCTCTAGCAGTAGAAGATACTCTCTCTAAGTCGTTAGATGCTCCTGTAGATATGTCATCTAAAACTAATTCCTCAGCAACTCTACCACCAAGTAATACTATTATATTTTCTTTCATTTCATTTTTAGTAGCATAGAATTTATCTTCTACAGGTAATTGCATAGTGAATCCACCAGCTCTACCTCTTGGTACTATAGTAACCTGATGAACAGGACTAACATGTTCAAGTACATGAGCACAAACCGCATGACCTGCTTCATGGTAAGCAGTAAGTCTTCTTTCTGGTTCACTTATAACTCTAGACTTCTTAGCAACACCAGCTATAACCTTTGTAATAGCCTCTTCTATAGTTTCCATTTGTATTTTCTTTTCTCTTTTTCTTGCTGTTAATATAGCAGCTTCATTCATTAAGTTTTCTATATCAGCAGGAGTAAATCCAGGAGTTCTTCTTGCTAAGACTTCAACATTAACATCATCTGCTAATGGCTTGTTCTTAGAATGAACTTTGAATATTGCTTCTCTACCTTTAACATCTGGTGCCCCAACAACAACCTGTCTGTCAAATCTACCTGGTCTAAGTAACGCTGGGTCAAGTATATCAGGTCTATTTGTAGCAGCCATTATTATTATACCTTGGTTTACTCCAAATCCATCCATTTCAACTAATAATTGATTAAGAGTTTGCTCTCTTTCATCGTGTCCTCCACCAAGACCAGCTCCTCTTTTTCTACCAACTGCATCTATCTCGTCTATAAATATTATAGCAGGTGCATTCTTTTTGGCTTGTTCAAATAAATCTCTAACTCTAGATGCCCCTACCCCAACAAACATTTCAACGAAATCAGAACCACTTATACTGAAAAATGGTACTCCGGCTTCACCTGCAACAGCTCTTGATAAATATGTTTTACCTGTACCTGGAGGACCTACCATAAGTATACCTTTAGGTATTCTCGCACCTAAATCAATATATTTTTTAGGATTTTTTAAGAAGTCGACGACTTCCTGTAAATCTTCTTTTTCTTCATTTAATCCAGCTACATCTTTAAATGTAACTCTAGTTTTTTCATCATCTTTATGTACTTTAGCTTTTGATTTACCAAAGTTCATTACTTTTCCGCCTCCACCTTGAGACTGATTCATAAATACGAACCAAAGAATTACCATAAAGAATATTAATAGTAATGTCGGTAACATTTCTACAAACCATGGTGCAGAAGGTTTAGGCTCTCCACCTAATGATGTTACTTTTCCTTCTTTTACTTGTTGTAGTACCTCATTAGCAAATTTATCTCCCATTACTTCTTTTGGTACATATGATCTAAATTTAGTATTTGTGTCTTTTATAGTTCCCTCTACTGCAGTGTCATTTATGAAATATAACTTAGATATATTTCCTTCTGATAACTCTCTATACATTTTTGAAAACTCAAATTGTTGTATTTTCTCTGTTGGCTTACCTGAGAACTGCACTATTCCTACTATGATTATAAAAATTAGTAGGTAGAAACCGATTCCCTTGAAAAATTTATTCAAAAGAAGCCCTCCTTTCATACATTGTTTTATTCTAAAGTTTCTTAAAGCTAATCTTTAAGACTTCTTTTGTTTCTGAATCAATTTTATAATTTTCACTAGTTTTATAATCACCTACACACAGTATGCCTTCATCATCTGTTATTACAGGAACTTTGCATCTGTCTTCTCTCGGGATTTTCAAATCTATAAATAAGTCTTTAACTTTTTTACTTCCTCCAGCAAGTTTTATCTTATCACCTTGCTTTCTACTTCTTACAACGATACCCCCTTTTACTTTATCAAAATCAAACCCTTTAGATGTTTTATCTAGTTTTATACTTTTATATCTATCTATACTCATTTTTTGGGTTTCTAAAACTAAGTTTAACTCTTTTATTTTGATAAATCCATTGCTAGGTATATTATAGCAAAAATCTATCTCTTCACTAACTATTTCTTTTGTAGTTAATATTATGATATTTTTTCTTCTATATGCAAAAATTCCTCTTGGAAGATTTAACATCTTATTTAATTTGCTTTCACACTCTAGCTCAATAATATCTTCTATATGTTTTTGATCTACGAAATTAGTGTCTCCAAGTATATGTTTTATTGCACTTCTTAATACTCTAACTTTTATAGCATTATGTAGATTAACATATTTAGGTAAACTTATTTCTACTGAATCTTCTTTAAGAGTAGATACTTCTTTAAAATTCTTCTTTGCTTGTAAATCTATATAATCACTATCATTTTTTAAACTGTTAGTCATTCTTACTATAGATTCTATTACATTTGGATTAAAATTATCCTTCATATAAGGTATTAATTCTAACCTTATTTTATTTCTAGTGTATATACTCTCTAAATTAGTTTTATCTATTCTAGGATTTAGCTCATACTTTTCGCAATATGCTTCTATCTCGCTTCTCTCTATATCCAAAATAGGTCTTATTATCTCATTATCTCTTATATACTCTATTCCTCTTAAGCCTTGAAGACCAGTTCCTCTCATAATCCTCATCAAAACAGTTTCCGCTTGGTCATTACGATTATGACCTATAGCAATCTTATTTGATTTAGTCTTTTGTTTTATTTCTTCAAACATTTCGTATCTAAGAGTTCTTGCACCCTCCTCTAAAGATACACCTTGTTCTTTACAATACTCAGGAACATTTATAGCTTTAACAAAAGATGTAATCCCTAAATCTTCGCAGATTTGTGATATGTATAATGCATCTTTTTGTGCTTCTAATCCTCTTATTTGATGGTTTAGATGTGCTGCATATACTTCGATGTTCATTTTTTCTTTAAGTCTATACAGTATATGTAATAAACAAACTGAATCTGGCCCTCCAGAAAGTCCTAATACTATTTTGTCTCCATCTTCTATCAAATTATATTTATTTATAGTACCTAGTACTTTTTCAAAAATCATATATATACCTCTTACATCTAGTTTTTATTAACTTTTATGTATAGTTTCTATAAAAAAACCATAAACCCTTGTAACTTTTTTTAAAAGATACAAAGTTTAGTATAATTATTATAATACCAAATAAATTAAATAAAAGGTAGTACTTTAACTACCTTTATAAAATTTATATAATTAGCTATTTCTACATTGTTTTTTGTATTACAACATTATTCTTTTATTTCCACTAAAACTTCTATTTTATTTCTGCCTTTAAATAAATCCATAATTTTAATATCGTAATCTATATTTAATTTTATGCAATTTTCTTCTTTTTTATCTATTTTTAATTCTTTTGTATCTATTTCTATTATAAATAATCCCTGTGGTGTTCTATATCTAGTTTCTGTTTTTTCATTTTTTTTAAATACCATATTAGAATTAGTTGTACCAAATTTCTTTATACTAACTTCGCTATCAGATATTTTTATTGTTGTTGTTACTTTATTTCCATCTTCCTCTTCTTTATAAACTACATATATATCTTTATTTTTATTGTATGCCTCTGCTTTTGTATTTAACTTTATAGTATCAATTCTTCCATTTTCATCATACTGTCTAGTAGTTATTGCTAAATTAGCATTCATATTATTTGCCTCCTAATAAGTATACTCTATTTTACAAGATTTTTAAAACTTCTTGTGATTTGGCAAAAAGGAGTACCCCTCTAGTGATTAAAAATCACATTGAGATACTCCTCCATATTTATTTTAATCTTAATATTTTTGTATCTCTACATTCTTAACACCTTGAATTTCTCTTTTTAAGAATTCTTCTGCTATATTTGCAAATCTTTCAGGTATATCTGATACATAATACTCATAAGATGGCTTATCATTTTCTGCCAAACGTACTAAATTCCCATCCTCTAATATCTTTTTTAAATCCTTCGCTGTTTCTTTTGCTGGATTTACTAATTTTATTTCTTCACCGACAACTTCACCAATAGTTCTCTTTAATAAAGGATAATGAGTACAACCTAATACTAAAGAATCAATGCCTTGATCTATTAAATCTTGTAAATATTTTTTAGCTGTTAAAGTTGCTATTTCACTATTTGACCAACCTTCTTCTACTATTGGGACAAATAAATTACATGCTCTATCAATTATTTTTATGTCTTTATCTAATTTACCTATTTCTGTGTTATACGCCTTTGAACGAACTGTACCTTCTGTTCCGATAACACCTACTATCTTATTTTTAGTAGAATAAGCAGCAGTTCTAGCTCCTGCTTCTATAACACCTATTATAGGTATATCATATTTTTCATTTGCTTCTTTCAAACATCTAGCTGTAGCTGTGTTACAAGCTATTACTATAGCCTTTACATTCTTAGACATTAAAAAGTTTATAGCTTGAAAAGTATATTTCATTACAGTTTCTTTTGATCTTGGTCCATAAGGCACTCTAGCTGTATCTCCAAAATAGACCACATTTTCATTAGGTAATATTTTTGTTATTTCTTTTAGTACTGTCAGTCCACCTAGACCAGAGTCAAAAACACCAATCGGTCTGTCACTCATTTTAAACACCTTCTTTACTTCTTAGCGTCTATCGCTAAATCTATAAGTCTGTCTATAAGATTAGAGTATTCTAATCCTGTAGCTTCCCACATCTTAGGATACATACTTATATTAGTGAATCCTGGTAAAGTATTTATTTCATTTATAAATATTTCTCCAGTATCTTTATCTTTAAAGAAATCTACTCTTGAAAGTCCCTTCCCGTCAATTCCCTTAAATGCTTCTATAGCCATTTTTCTTATACTTTCCATGTCTTCATCACTTATGCTTGCAGGTATGTCATAAGTAGAAGCTCCATTTATATATTTATCTTCATAATCATAAAAATCTTTAGCCGGCTTTATTTCACCTGCTATAGATGCCTTAACCTCGTCATTACCAAGTACTGCAACTTCTATTTCTCTTGCATTTACACCTTGCTCTAATACTACTCTCGAGTCAAATTGTAATGCTTCATTTATACCTTTTAATAACTCTTCTCTATTACATGCCTTCGATATACCTACACTTGAACCTAGGTTAGCGGGTTTTACAAATACAGGATATTTTAATTTTGATTCTATATTATTTAATTCTTTATCTTTATCTTTGTTAAATGACCACTTTGTTGTATAAGTGTAATCAACTTGTGGTAGTCCGATTTGAGAAAATACTTTTTTACAAACAAGCTTATCCATACCTACACTAGAAGCTAAAACCCCACAACCTACATACGGTATCTGACTTATTTCAAATAAACCTTGTATTGTTCCATCTTCCCCATATGGACCATGTAATACTGGGAATAAAACATCTATTTTTTCGACTCTTCCATCTTCAAACACAAGTCCTACTTCTCTATTTCCTACAGGAACTAAGTTAATTTCAACATTTTTATTAGCTAAATTTACCCATTCTCCATCTTTTATGTTTTCTTCACTACCTTCATAGTACATCCATCTTCCATCTTTTGTTATACCTATTGTAAATACGTTATATTTATTTTTATCTATATGTTTATATATCGAAGCTGTTGATGATAACGAAACTTCGTGCTCTCCTGATTTTCCACCAAATATTAAGGCTACATTAAGTTTTTTCATAATTTTGCTCACCTTCCT
Above is a genomic segment from Romboutsia lituseburensis containing:
- the ftsH gene encoding ATP-dependent zinc metalloprotease FtsH; protein product: MNKFFKGIGFYLLIFIIIVGIVQFSGKPTEKIQQFEFSKMYRELSEGNISKLYFINDTAVEGTIKDTNTKFRSYVPKEVMGDKFANEVLQQVKEGKVTSLGGEPKPSAPWFVEMLPTLLLIFFMVILWFVFMNQSQGGGGKVMNFGKSKAKVHKDDEKTRVTFKDVAGLNEEKEDLQEVVDFLKNPKKYIDLGARIPKGILMVGPPGTGKTYLSRAVAGEAGVPFFSISGSDFVEMFVGVGASRVRDLFEQAKKNAPAIIFIDEIDAVGRKRGAGLGGGHDEREQTLNQLLVEMDGFGVNQGIIIMAATNRPDILDPALLRPGRFDRQVVVGAPDVKGREAIFKVHSKNKPLADDVNVEVLARRTPGFTPADIENLMNEAAILTARKREKKIQMETIEEAITKVIAGVAKKSRVISEPERRLTAYHEAGHAVCAHVLEHVSPVHQVTIVPRGRAGGFTMQLPVEDKFYATKNEMKENIIVLLGGRVAEELVLDDISTGASNDLERVSSTARAMVTKYGMSSKLGPMTFGDSNDEVFLGNSFGSKQNYSEEVASEIDREISALVDASYKKTKKLLQDNMDRLEYVAQALLVHETLDASQFLQAFNKELSLKVEEDNKETSALTAEENSSEEVKVDLDLAKKEVIVNQVDETKQDNDENK
- the tilS gene encoding tRNA lysidine(34) synthetase TilS, which encodes MIFEKVLGTINKYNLIEDGDKIVLGLSGGPDSVCLLHILYRLKEKMNIEVYAAHLNHQIRGLEAQKDALYISQICEDLGITSFVKAINVPEYCKEQGVSLEEGARTLRYEMFEEIKQKTKSNKIAIGHNRNDQAETVLMRIMRGTGLQGLRGIEYIRDNEIIRPILDIERSEIEAYCEKYELNPRIDKTNLESIYTRNKIRLELIPYMKDNFNPNVIESIVRMTNSLKNDSDYIDLQAKKNFKEVSTLKEDSVEISLPKYVNLHNAIKVRVLRSAIKHILGDTNFVDQKHIEDIIELECESKLNKMLNLPRGIFAYRRKNIIILTTKEIVSEEIDFCYNIPSNGFIKIKELNLVLETQKMSIDRYKSIKLDKTSKGFDFDKVKGGIVVRSRKQGDKIKLAGGSKKVKDLFIDLKIPREDRCKVPVITDDEGILCVGDYKTSENYKIDSETKEVLKISFKKL
- a CDS encoding DUF1934 domain-containing protein, which produces MNANLAITTRQYDENGRIDTIKLNTKAEAYNKNKDIYVVYKEEEDGNKVTTTIKISDSEVSIKKFGTTNSNMVFKKNEKTETRYRTPQGLFIIEIDTKELKIDKKEENCIKLNIDYDIKIMDLFKGRNKIEVLVEIKE
- the murI gene encoding glutamate racemase, with amino-acid sequence MSDRPIGVFDSGLGGLTVLKEITKILPNENVVYFGDTARVPYGPRSKETVMKYTFQAINFLMSKNVKAIVIACNTATARCLKEANEKYDIPIIGVIEAGARTAAYSTKNKIVGVIGTEGTVRSKAYNTEIGKLDKDIKIIDRACNLFVPIVEEGWSNSEIATLTAKKYLQDLIDQGIDSLVLGCTHYPLLKRTIGEVVGEEIKLVNPAKETAKDLKKILEDGNLVRLAENDKPSYEYYVSDIPERFANIAEEFLKREIQGVKNVEIQKY
- a CDS encoding D-alanine--D-alanine ligase is translated as MKKLNVALIFGGKSGEHEVSLSSTASIYKHIDKNKYNVFTIGITKDGRWMYYEGSEENIKDGEWVNLANKNVEINLVPVGNREVGLVFEDGRVEKIDVLFPVLHGPYGEDGTIQGLFEISQIPYVGCGVLASSVGMDKLVCKKVFSQIGLPQVDYTYTTKWSFNKDKDKELNNIESKLKYPVFVKPANLGSSVGISKACNREELLKGINEALQFDSRVVLEQGVNAREIEVAVLGNDEVKASIAGEIKPAKDFYDYEDKYINGASTYDIPASISDEDMESIRKMAIEAFKGIDGKGLSRVDFFKDKDTGEIFINEINTLPGFTNISMYPKMWEATGLEYSNLIDRLIDLAIDAKK